GACTATCTTCGATACTTCCCGGAAGTCATCGCCGAAGCCGGCAACGACTACGATCTCGTCCACGCTCACTACGGGCTGATCGCGCCGATGGCACTCGCACAGCTTCGCAAGCCGGTCGTGCTCTCGCTGTGGGGTTCAGACCTGTACGGGCCAGTCGGCCCCGTGAGTCGCGCCTGTGCGCCGCTGTGTGACGAACTTGTCGTCATGTCCGAGGAGATGCAATCGACGCTCGGTCGCCCGTGTGAGGTGATCCCCGACGGGGTCGACCTCGAGAAGTTCCAGCCCAAACCACAGGCCGAGGCTCGGCGTGCGGTCGGCTGGGACGAAGACGACTACCAGATCCTCTTTCCGTATCTCCCCGAGCGCGACGTAAAAAACTACCCGCGAGCGCGCCGGATCGTCAACGCCGTCAACGGCCGCCTCGAGCGGCCAGTTCGATTGCAGGCCGTCCACGGCGTCGATCACGACACCGTGCCGGACTACATGAACGCCGCCGACGCACTGCTTTTGACCTCGAGAAGCGAGGGATCACCAAACTCAGTCAAAGAAGCCCTCGCGTGCAATACGCCCGTCGTCTCCGTCGACGTCGGCGACGTCTCCGAACGACTCGCGGGCGTCTCCCCATCGCTCGTTTCCGACGACGACAGCGACCTAATCGACGAACTCGTGTCCATCCTCGAGTCGGACATCGAACCGAACGGCCGCGAGGCCGCCCGCGAGGTCAGCGTCGAGCGAACCGCCGATCAGATGATCGACGTGTACGAACGGGTTTCTGGCACACGCGTCTCAGAATCGTCACCGGATGATGTCGCTCGAGCGCCGGAACCGCTCGACTGAGCAGTGCTGATTTTTCGGTACCGACGCCGTTTCACGTACAGCTCTCGCGTCGAACAAACAGACAGCGAAACGAGAGTATCAGCGCGACTTCGACCGCGATGCCTGTTACCGGAACTCCTCGCGGTACCAGGTGACCGTCTCGGGTAAGTGCTCCTCGAGTGGCGCGTACTCGTAGTCCAATTCAGTTTTAGCCTTCTCGGAGGTGTAGAACAGCCGCTCGGTCGCGAGTTTGGCCATCCGACGGTTAAACGGGAACACCTGGTGGTCCGTCACGGTACCGACGGCTTCGGCGACCGGCCCGGCGGCGTGGATCGCCTGGGCGGGGACGGGAATCCGTGCCGGGACGCCGCCGAGGTGGTCGGAGATCCGCGAGACGGCGCGGTCGTAGGTCAGGTTCTCGCCGCCGAGGATGTAGTGTTCGCCGGAGCCGCCCTTCTCGTAGGCCGCGATGATGCCGTCGACCACGTCGGAGACGCCGACGATGCTCAGCCCGCCGGGGAGATACGCCGGCATCGTCGGCTCGAGGCCCATCGAGAGCAGTTGGGGCGTAAACGACTCGTCGCCGGGACCGAAAACGGACGTGGGGTGGACGGTGACCGCGTCGCCGCCGGTAGCTGCGTAGCGGTCGACCAGCTGTTCGGCTTCGGCTTTCGAGGACTGATACGCGCCGATTGGTTCGGCGACGTCAGTCTCGTCCGCGAACGGCGAGGTTTCGTTCGGCTGGCGCGTTCCCGCGGTGCTCGTAAAGACCAGTCGGCCGACGTCCTCGCTGGTGCGACAGACCGAGAGCACAGTCGCCGTCCCGTCGCGGTTAACCCGCTTGACCGTCTCCGGACCGGCGCTCCAGAGACCGATTCCCGCGAGGTGAAAGACGGCGTCCGTCCCAGTAACCATCGATTCTAGGGTTTCGGTATCGAACACGTCGCCGGTGTACCACTCGAGGTCGGCATCCTCGAGGTCGCCCCGATCAGACGTGGGTCGAGAGAGCGCGCGGACGGTCCAGCCGTCCTCGAGTAAGCGCTCACAGAGATGTGTCCCGAGAAAGCCCGTTGCCCCTGTCACAGCTGCGATTTTGCTTGTCATGGTTAGTGCTCGAGTTGTGGTGGAACGGCGTCGCCGCTGACGCCGGCATAGAGGCGATACGCTGTTGTTACCACAGGGTGCATCTCGCCCGTCGGCGGCAACTCGCCGCCCTCGAGTCGTGTGCGGATCGCGTCCAGATCGACGTCGCCGGTTCCGACTTGCTCGAGCGAGAGCGAGAGTGCCTTATCGTCGTCAGTCATGCCGACGGCCGTGGTGAGCACGTCGTCGTCGGTGATCGACCGGCCAAGGAGCGAGGTTCCAAGTGCATCGACCGCGGGGGCGGTGCCAGCAAAGAGTGCATCGGCAGCGTATGGTTCGTCGCCGTAGGCAACCGTCGCATCCAGAATCGAGACGGCCGGATCGATGGCACGCGTCGCAGCGACCGCAGCGAGTGTGTCATCGCCGGTCGAGTCGATGAACTCCGCGAGACGGTGCATGCCGCCCGCAATCGGTCCCGCTTCGGTCGGACGCAGCGTCGGCACAGAGATCACTTCTCCCTCGAGGAGTCGGTTCGGAACTGAGACGGTGACCGACCAGCCGTCGACCTCGCGTTGGGTATCGCTTCGCTGTTCGTCGGCGAGATCGACGGTTGTTGCGTCGAATCGCTCGAGCAGGCTCGAATAGCCGAGATACTCGGCCGTGCGGTCGAAGTCGATGATCTCGTCGGTCGCCCCCGCGACAGCGATCTCGGCGTCGAGGCGATCCTCGAGTTGGGAGACGAGCGCACCGACAACCGCTGGATCGGTCACCATGCCAGTCGATGGATGGAACGGATAGTGAGCGTCGGGGACGATGGTAATCCGATCTGGCTCCGACCGGGCGAGTGTCTCGAGCGTGGGGTCAACCACGGCTCGAACCGGGGCCTCGAGACGGACCATCCGCGTGTCGAGATCGGGCGTCCAGCCGCCGCGGCGGTCGTCGGCGTCGGTGGGCGTTCCGCGAACAGTATGCTGGGCCATCAGGAGGTCACCTCCGGCGGCGGAACTTCGCCGCGGTCGGTTTCCTCGGCCAGTTCGTAGGCGGTTTCCGCGAGTGCGAGTGTCCGCCGCCCGACCTCGCCGTCGACCGGCGGCGTCTCATCGTTGCGAATCGCGTCGATGAAGTCCTCGAGTGCCTTATAGTGTGCCTGCAAGTAATACGTCGGTCCGAAAACCGTCCGGTCGCCACCCACCCGGCTGGCGACGTTCTCGAGGGCGGATTTCGCCGCGCCCGCGTAGAAGTTGTCTCGCAGGTGATTCTGGTTGCTGATCGTGCCCGTGATCCCCTCGAGTCGCAATCGGGTGTTCACCTCTGGCAACTGCTCCCACTGGTAGGAACCACAGTGAAGCGTGATGGTCGTCTGTGTCTCGGGCGCGCGCATAAGGACAGTTGCTGCATCTTCGACGGGCACGTCGAGCGTTTCACCCATCGCCGCGCTCTCGACCTCGAGGTCGCCAAAGAGCCACTCGAGGACGTCGAAGCAGTGGATTCCAAGCTCGAGCAGGGAGCCGCCGCCGGCCGCGTCGGGATCGAGCGGCCACGACGGGGGCGGATTCTGGATTGGTGGCCGCCCAAGCGGGCCGTCGTTGAGTCGCGTGATCGAGGCGTAGGGGACGTGACCGACCGAGCCGTCCTCGTACGCCTCTTTGACGCCGACCATATCCGGCTGGTAGCGAAGCGTGTGATCGACGCTGACGTGAATGCCGGCCGCTGCTGCGGTTTCAAGCATCTGGTCGGCCTCCGCGGTCGAGCGAGCGAACGGTTTCTCGACGAACACGTCGACGCCGGCGGCGGCGGCCTCCTCGACGGCGTCTGCGTGTAAAAACGGCGGAAGCGCAACGATTGCTGCGTCGAGATCCTCAGAATGGAGTAAGGTTGCATAGTCGTCGTACGTACGAGTCACACCTTCGGTTTCGGCACGCTCGCGGTTTTCCGGGACCGCATCAGCGGCCGCAACTACGTCGACACCGGGCATTGCCCGTGCCGATTTCAGATGGACGAGACCGATGTTTCCAACGCCGAGAACGCCAACAGAGAGCGCACTCGAGTCGGTCCACCGGCTGAGAAGTCGTGTTGGTGGCATCTGTTCCTACAGGTGGCGTTCGCAGGTTTTGTTATCAATGTCGTACTGTGCCGCCTCGGTTCGTAGTCGCTGCTTCCTCGCTATAGAGATCCTGTTTGTGCCGGTATCCGATACAAAATCGGGCGGCTGTCAAGTGGGGTTACTGCGTCCAACAGACGGCAACAGTCGATTCAACTCGAGAAGACGAGTGGTTAGTCATCGCCTGTCGGGTGGCCGTCAACGGCGACTACCTGTCCGTTGGCATCGGTTGCAGCGGCGACACGGCGTGCGACCTGGCCCATGGTTTCGACGGCCAGATCGGTTTTCGAACGCGTATGCTCGAGATACGAGAGGATTGCACGCATTCGCCGATCATCGCGCTCGTGAGTAAGGTTGTTCGGATGCAGCCACATGTGGAAGATGCCGTCCGACCGAACTGCTTCGTCGATTCCCCGTCGTGCCTGTGCGACCATCGGATCGGTCCAGATCGACTCCGCAACGGTTCGGGCCGGTCCTTCGAAGCCAAAGAGGAACATCGATGCGGGCACGTTAACCAGACCGAACTCGTCCACGGCTGGCTCGACGAGCAGTGATTGATCCCGGAATCGTGTATCTACAATCCCGCGGAGGCCGTCCTCCGTCGGCGACTTCCCGCGATAGGCAGTGAGTCCATACTCGGCCAGCACATCTCGATGCCCGACATCGTTTCGCGGATAAATGAACGAGTCGACTGACTGGCCCCACTCATCGGCAATCGCCGTTGCTCGCTCGAGTTCGGCCCTCGCGAGGGCGTGATCGGTTGCTGCGTCGCCGAATAAGACGTGCGAAAACGAGTGGCTCGCAAACTCGTGGTCGACGGGAGATGCGAGCAACGCATCGACGAGATCGGGGGCGAACCGCAAGTCCTCGCGATCCGTCCACTCGCCGCGCTCCCGGTCGAACCAGCCGTCTGGTGCCGGGTGCTCCTCGTGACGGCCATCACAGGACTCGAGCATCAGGTGGCCAACGACGGCCCAGGTCGCAGGAATATCGTATTCCTCGCACAACTCGAGCATGGTCGACCAGCCGCGGCGGCCGGCTTCGACACGGCTCGGTGGCGGGGACTCGAGATCGTGAAATCCCCACCCGAGTTCAGCATCAAGCGAAAGCACGACACTACCCACAGACGCCACCACGCGTTCTCGACATACACGGAAGGGACTCTGGGACCGGCTTTTGTTATTCAGGCCCTTGCAGGTGCGGGCGTACACTCACCAGAGCGACAGCAGCGCTCACTCGGGTGAACCGTTTCGTGAGGCGAACAACTCTGTCTGTGTGACTCACAAGCTGACCAACGGTAATCCAATCGAACAGCGAGAAAGGGCGGTATTCATCGTGTTAACGCAACCGAACGCGACAGGTTAGGATTGCAACTACTGTGAACACTCCCTATAACAAAGCAGTCATCCGGCCACCTGCTGGATAGCAGCCCCTTTAGACTCATGAGCGGATCTACCACTCCGTCCGAACGAGCGTTCGTTCTCGGACTCGACGGCGTACCGTGGCGACTGATCGACCAATGGAGCGACGACGGCAAACTCCCGAACTTCGCCCGACTGCGCGAAGAAGGCGCGTCAGGGCCGCTCGAGAGCACGACGCCAGCGACGACGCCGCTTGCGTGGCCCTCAATTGCAACCGGCGTCTGGCCGGACAAACACGGACTCTACGGCTTCCAGAACCTCTCGAGTGAGTATACACACGAGATGTATACGAGCCACGACATGCAACAACCGGCGCTATGGGAGCAACTCGGCCCGTCCCACGTCGGCAACGTGCCGATGACGTTCCCGCCTCGAGAGATCGACGGGACGATGGTTACGGGAATGATGACACCCTCGACCGACCAGCAGTTCACGCATCCGCCGGAACTCAGTGAGAAACTCAAAGAGCGCATTCCTGAGTACAACATCAGCCTCGACTATCCGGACTACGCCGACCGACTCGACGAGTTCGAGGGCGCTGTCGACACCATGCTCAGCCAGCGCCGGGAGGTCATGAACCTCCAGATGGAGGAAGCCGGCGACGACTGGCAACTGTTTTTCTTCGTCTACACCGCGCCGGATCGCTTCCAGCACCTCATCTGGGATATGGATCGCATCCTCGAGCACTACAAAAAACTCGACGACATTCTCGGCGAGGTGATGGACTACACGGACGAGCACGACGCAGACCTCTACGTCGTCTCCGACCACGGCTTCGGCGAGATTAACGAGCTGATCTACGTCAACCACATTCTGGAGCGAGAGGGCTATCTCTTCCGCCGAGAGGACGAGGGAACCCGTGGCGCACTCGCGAGTCTGGGCATCTCGCGCGAGCGAATTACGGACATGCTCGACCGGGTGGGGATCTCCGAGGAGATGCTGATCTCGAATCTTCCGCGAAGCTTGCTCGATACCGTCGCCGAGCAGATTCCCGGCGATCACGCGCTCTATGATGTCGACTACGACGAGACGATTGCGTTCGTCCACGACGCCGGCAACGTCTACATCAACGACACCGAGCGATTTGACAACGGCGTCGTCGATCCGACCGATATCTCGAAGATCAAAGACGAACTTACCGAGGTCTTCGAGTCAGTGACCGACGAAAACGACACGACACTGCTCACCGTCTACGACGGCGACGACCTGTTCCCGACCGACGAGGACTCGCCGGATCTGATCGTCAAAGGCATCGACGGCTACGACGCCCGAAACGGTATCGCCGACGAACCGTTCGGCGACACCGGCAACTACGCCGCCAGCCACCGCAGCGAAGGCATTGTCCTCTGTCGCGGCCCGTCAATCGACGAGGGTGCAACGCTGCGCGGCGCTCGAGTCGTCGACATCGCGCCGACGCTGCTTCACGGCATCGGGCAACCAGTTCCAGACAATGCGGACGGACGCGTCCTTTTCGACGCATTCGACGAGGAAGCGACGCCCGCCCGGACGAAAGTCGAACGCGCCGACGTCCTGACTGGCTCCTCGAGTCCGGACGGCGAGGTCGACGAGGACTTCGACGATGTGGAGGATCGGCTGAAAGGACTCGGCTACATGGAATAAAACGAACGCACGCGGTCGTCTGGTGGTGGATCTGCAGGTTGTGAACTCGTTCTTCCGTTCGTTCCCTCCTGAGCAACAGCAGTCACTGGAAGGTGTGAAACTCGCGGCCAGAATAGTACCTATATCTATCGAATATCTCCCCCATCATGCGGAAACGCTAGGGTGTAGATCAAACGAGTAGTTAGAGGATGTCGGTGATTTCGTGCATCCATGAGAGGTGAAACGTCGGTTCTGGCTTCGGATTCGACGAGACATCTTCTTCCGGCACCCATGCAGTTTGCATGCCGACACGCTGGGGACCAACAACATCACGATCATGCTGATTCCCCACGTAGATGGACCGCGCAGGGGAACTTCCGAGTTCGTCTAGAGCAATCTCGAATGGTTCTGGATTAGGCTTCGATTCGATTCCAGTCCCGGGCCCGCAGCAGACAGTAACGTCAAAGGCATCCTGGATACCAAGCGTCTCTAACTTTGGGAGTTGTGTCTCCTCGGAACCAGCAGTGATGAGTCCAACAGCATACGTTTCTCGGACATATTCCAATACCTCGTTTGCACCGTCTCGGAACGAGACAGCGGTCGGATCAAGTACCTCGAGTGTCGCCTCAGCAAGTCTGGGCGCATAACTCGGATCAGCACCGACGTTCCGAGCAATAGCACGATAGAT
The Natronolimnobius baerhuensis DNA segment above includes these coding regions:
- a CDS encoding glycosyltransferase; amino-acid sequence: MHVLTLTTNADAPFMNEQMRALERRGVSFSTLSVSGEGDGGNSRSPIDYLRYFPEVIAEAGNDYDLVHAHYGLIAPMALAQLRKPVVLSLWGSDLYGPVGPVSRACAPLCDELVVMSEEMQSTLGRPCEVIPDGVDLEKFQPKPQAEARRAVGWDEDDYQILFPYLPERDVKNYPRARRIVNAVNGRLERPVRLQAVHGVDHDTVPDYMNAADALLLTSRSEGSPNSVKEALACNTPVVSVDVGDVSERLAGVSPSLVSDDDSDLIDELVSILESDIEPNGREAAREVSVERTADQMIDVYERVSGTRVSESSPDDVARAPEPLD
- a CDS encoding NAD-dependent epimerase/dehydratase family protein — protein: MTSKIAAVTGATGFLGTHLCERLLEDGWTVRALSRPTSDRGDLEDADLEWYTGDVFDTETLESMVTGTDAVFHLAGIGLWSAGPETVKRVNRDGTATVLSVCRTSEDVGRLVFTSTAGTRQPNETSPFADETDVAEPIGAYQSSKAEAEQLVDRYAATGGDAVTVHPTSVFGPGDESFTPQLLSMGLEPTMPAYLPGGLSIVGVSDVVDGIIAAYEKGGSGEHYILGGENLTYDRAVSRISDHLGGVPARIPVPAQAIHAAGPVAEAVGTVTDHQVFPFNRRMAKLATERLFYTSEKAKTELDYEYAPLEEHLPETVTWYREEFR
- a CDS encoding DUF362 domain-containing protein: MAQHTVRGTPTDADDRRGGWTPDLDTRMVRLEAPVRAVVDPTLETLARSEPDRITIVPDAHYPFHPSTGMVTDPAVVGALVSQLEDRLDAEIAVAGATDEIIDFDRTAEYLGYSSLLERFDATTVDLADEQRSDTQREVDGWSVTVSVPNRLLEGEVISVPTLRPTEAGPIAGGMHRLAEFIDSTGDDTLAAVAATRAIDPAVSILDATVAYGDEPYAADALFAGTAPAVDALGTSLLGRSITDDDVLTTAVGMTDDDKALSLSLEQVGTGDVDLDAIRTRLEGGELPPTGEMHPVVTTAYRLYAGVSGDAVPPQLEH
- a CDS encoding Gfo/Idh/MocA family protein encodes the protein MPPTRLLSRWTDSSALSVGVLGVGNIGLVHLKSARAMPGVDVVAAADAVPENRERAETEGVTRTYDDYATLLHSEDLDAAIVALPPFLHADAVEEAAAAGVDVFVEKPFARSTAEADQMLETAAAAGIHVSVDHTLRYQPDMVGVKEAYEDGSVGHVPYASITRLNDGPLGRPPIQNPPPSWPLDPDAAGGGSLLELGIHCFDVLEWLFGDLEVESAAMGETLDVPVEDAATVLMRAPETQTTITLHCGSYQWEQLPEVNTRLRLEGITGTISNQNHLRDNFYAGAAKSALENVASRVGGDRTVFGPTYYLQAHYKALEDFIDAIRNDETPPVDGEVGRRTLALAETAYELAEETDRGEVPPPEVTS
- a CDS encoding polysaccharide deacetylase family protein, translated to MGSVVLSLDAELGWGFHDLESPPPSRVEAGRRGWSTMLELCEEYDIPATWAVVGHLMLESCDGRHEEHPAPDGWFDRERGEWTDREDLRFAPDLVDALLASPVDHEFASHSFSHVLFGDAATDHALARAELERATAIADEWGQSVDSFIYPRNDVGHRDVLAEYGLTAYRGKSPTEDGLRGIVDTRFRDQSLLVEPAVDEFGLVNVPASMFLFGFEGPARTVAESIWTDPMVAQARRGIDEAVRSDGIFHMWLHPNNLTHERDDRRMRAILSYLEHTRSKTDLAVETMGQVARRVAAATDANGQVVAVDGHPTGDD
- a CDS encoding alkaline phosphatase family protein, whose amino-acid sequence is MSGSTTPSERAFVLGLDGVPWRLIDQWSDDGKLPNFARLREEGASGPLESTTPATTPLAWPSIATGVWPDKHGLYGFQNLSSEYTHEMYTSHDMQQPALWEQLGPSHVGNVPMTFPPREIDGTMVTGMMTPSTDQQFTHPPELSEKLKERIPEYNISLDYPDYADRLDEFEGAVDTMLSQRREVMNLQMEEAGDDWQLFFFVYTAPDRFQHLIWDMDRILEHYKKLDDILGEVMDYTDEHDADLYVVSDHGFGEINELIYVNHILEREGYLFRREDEGTRGALASLGISRERITDMLDRVGISEEMLISNLPRSLLDTVAEQIPGDHALYDVDYDETIAFVHDAGNVYINDTERFDNGVVDPTDISKIKDELTEVFESVTDENDTTLLTVYDGDDLFPTDEDSPDLIVKGIDGYDARNGIADEPFGDTGNYAASHRSEGIVLCRGPSIDEGATLRGARVVDIAPTLLHGIGQPVPDNADGRVLFDAFDEEATPARTKVERADVLTGSSSPDGEVDEDFDDVEDRLKGLGYME
- a CDS encoding HAD family hydrolase, which encodes MGTIEAVCFDLDGTLCVRDQSDEEVYEAVFDRVEAPAFFDLADIYAVDYSSLPEANSDREHHEHIYRAIARNVGADPSYAPRLAEATLEVLDPTAVSFRDGANEVLEYVRETYAVGLITAGSEETQLPKLETLGIQDAFDVTVCCGPGTGIESKPNPEPFEIALDELGSSPARSIYVGNQHDRDVVGPQRVGMQTAWVPEEDVSSNPKPEPTFHLSWMHEITDIL